DNA sequence from the Brachybacterium sp. P6-10-X1 genome:
GCCTCCGACGGCAGCGCCGACCCCCACCAGTGGCTCGAGGAGGTCACCGGCGAGGACGCCCTGGCCTGGGTCCACGAGCGCAATGCCCGCGCGGAGTCCGAGCTCGAGCAGGTGGTCGATCCGCGCGACGCGGACGGGGCGCCGCTGGCCGCCACGTTGCAGCGGGAGATCCTCGAGATCCTCGACGCCAAGGACAAGATCCCCGGCGTCGTGATGCGCGGCGACCATCTGTACAACTTCTGGACCGACGCCGAGCACGAGCGGGGTCTCTGGCGCCGCACGACGCTCGAGTCCTACCGCGGCGAGGACCCAGAATGGGAGATCCTGCTGGACCTCGATGCGCTCAACGAGGCCGAGGGTGAGGACTGGGTGTGGCACGGTGCGAGCCTGCTGCGGCCGGCAGGTCACGCCGAGGGAGAGCCCTACCGCCACGCCCTGGTGGACCTCTCCCACGGCGGCTCCGATGCCGACGTCACCCGCGAGTTCGACCTCGAGACCCTCTCCTTCGTGCCCGAGTCCGCGGGCGGCTTCGTCCGCCCCGAGGCGAAGGGCGGTCTGAGCTGGATCGACGCCGACACCGTCTGGGTCTCCACCGACTTCGGCGAGGACACCATGACCACCTCGGGGTACGCCCGGCAGGCACGGCTGTGGAACCGCGGCACCGCGCTGTCCGACGCGCACCTGGTCCACGAGATCCCCGCGGAGGACATGGCGGTCTTCGCCGCCCACGACTCCACCCCCGGCTGGGAGCGCGACTGGGTGATCGAGGCGCACGCCTTCTACGACTCCACCATGCACGTCGTCGACCGCACGACGCAGCCGCCGGAGCTGACCCGGGTCGACGTCCCCCGCGACCTCGAGGCCAGCGCCCACCGCGACCTGGGGATCTTCCATCCCCGCAGCGACTGGGACGTGGCGGGATCGACCTTCCCCGCGGGGTCCCTCGTCGTCGGCGACTTCGCCCGCTTCCAGGCCGGCGAGCCCGAGCTGCACATGCTGTTCGAGCCCACCGAGACCACGTCGCTGGCGGACATGACCATCACCCGGTCGACGATCGTGCTGTCGATCCTCGAGGACGTGGTCCACCGCCTGGAGGTCCACTACCGCGACGAGCACGGTGCCTGGGTGCAGCAGGACCTCTACCCGGAGCTGCGCGGCTCGATCGGGGTGGCCGCGGTCGACGCCGACGTCGACGACCGGGTCTGGGTGACCGTCACCGGCTTCCTCGAGCCCACCACGCTGCAGCTGGGCGACCTCGCGGAGATCCCGACCGACGGGGAGGCGGGCGACCTCGACGTCATCAAGACCACTCCCGCGCGCTTCGACGCGGAGGGACTGGACGTCAGCCAGCACTTCGCGACCAGCGACGACGGCACCCGTGTCCCCTATTTCGAGATCTCCCGCCAGGACCGGGCGGAGGCCGAGGCCCCCGTGCCGACCCTGCTGTACGGCTACGGCGGCTTCGAGATCTCCCTGACCCCCGGCTATCTGGGGGCGATCGGGAAGGCCTGGCTGGAGCGCGGCGGCACCTACGTGCTGGCGAACATCCGCGGCGGCGGCGAGTACGGACCGACGTGGCACCAGGCGGCGCTGACCGAGAACCGCCACCGGGCCTATGAGGACTTCTCCTCGGTCGCGAAGGACCTCGTCGAGCGCGACGTGACCGACCGCGACCATCTCGCCGTGCGCGGCGGCTCCAACGGCGGTCTGCTCACCGGCAACATGGTCACCCGGTATCCGGAGCTGTTCGGCGCGGTCGTCATCCAGGTCCCGCTGCTGGACATGAAGCGGTACTCGCACCTGCTGGCCGGGGCGTCCTGGATGGCGGAGTACGGCGATCCGGACACCGACGACTGGGAGTTCGTGCGCACCTTCAGCCCCTACCACCTGCTGGCCGAAGGGACGGATTACCCGCCGACGTTCCTGCTCACGTCCACTCGGGACGACCGTGTCCACCCCGGCCACGCCCGCAAGTTCGCCGCCGCCATGGAGTCGCTGGGGGCCGACGTGCGCTCGTGGGAGAACACCGAGGGCGGGCACGGCGGCGCGGCCACCAACGAGCAGGCCGCCCGCATGAACGCCCTGATGTACACCTTCCTGTGGAACACCGTCGGCGACGTCGGCGGACAGCGCTGATGAGTCCGAACCACCGCGCGGACCCGCCGGGGACCCTCGCCCCGGTGTCCGCCGACGCTCCCGACGAGCTCGACGTCCTGGTGGACCGGCTGGCCGATGAACAGGCGTCGACGGCGGCCTCCGAGGCCCGGGGGCCGTCCGACGGTGCGGGCCGACCCGAGCCGCCGTCGGTCGCCGATGAGATGGCCACTCTCGAGGGTTTCCTCGACTTCCTGCGCGCGACGATCCGGTGGAAGGTCGAGGGACTGAGCGACGAGCAGGCCTCGGCCCGGATGCTCGGCTCCGCCACGACGGTGACAGGGATGGTGCGCCATCTGGCGGACACCGAGCGCTACTGGTTCCGGCAGATCCTCGGCGCCGTCCCGGTCGACGAGGTCGGCTATGCCTGGGAGGACGGATCGGGCCCGTCCCACGCCTGGGAGATGGACGGCGGCGCCTCCCTCGCCGGGGCGCTCGAGGACTACGAGGCCGCGACCCGGCTCTCCCGGGCCCAGCTGCTCGGCCGTGACGTCGAGGAGGAGCTGCGCGGCAGGCCCGAGGTGGTCACGGTGCGCTGGGTGCTCACCCACATGGTGGAGGAGACCGCGCGCCACGCCGGGCAGCTCGATGTGCTCGCCGAGCTGCTGGACGGCCGGACCGGCGAGTGACTCCCGCAGCCATGCGATCCGTCGACCTCTTCGACCGTCCCGCGCAGGACGACCTCCTGCAGATCCGCAACGACCTGATGACGGTCTACCGCGAGTTCTCCGCCGCTGACCCGCGCCTGTTCCCTCTGCGCTACGCCCGCACGGTGCCGCGACGAGCCCGCCGTCCTGCAGCCGGGACGGGGGGAACCTCGCCGGCGGGGGCGCCGCCCCAGGTGCCCGTGCTGCTGATCCCCGACGGGCCGGGGCGGGGCTCGGTGCTGCCCTACGACGTGCTGCGTCGCGCGCTCGCCGGGCGCGGGCTCGATGTGCTGATGATGGAGCACCGCGGCGTCGGGCTGTCCCGTCTGGACTCCACCGGGGAGGACCTCCCGGCGTCCGTGATCTCCGTGCGCGAGGTCCTCGACGACCTGCTCGCGGTGCTGGACCACGCGCGGGTCCCTCGCGTCAGCGTCTACGGCGTCGGCTACGGCGCCTACCTCGCGCAGGCGCTGGCCGCCCTCCACCCCGGCCGGGTGCACTCGCTGGTGCTGGACTCGCCGCTGACCGGCGCCGACGACGAGCGTGTCGCGCAGGCGGCCCTGCGGGGCCTGTACTGGGAGGGCACCGAGCCGTCGACGTCGACGATCGCCTCCACGCTGCGACGCCTGGCCGCCGAGGGCGTGATCGACGCCCACCGCGCCGGGCCCGTGGTGCTCGCCGTCCACGAGCACGGCGGCCCCTCGGCGGTGCGCGACCTGGTGGACCTGCTCGCCCTGGGACGCGGACAGCTGACCTGGAACAGCGTGCGGCAGGTGCTGAACCAGGAATGGCTGCAGAACACGCCCTACGTGATGGAGTACGACCTCACGGCCCGGATCAGCCACAGCGAGCTCGGCCACGGCCACCACGCCGACGGCGGCCCGCTCGATCCGCTGGTGGTCGTCGGGCAGCAGGCCCGGGCGGTGCCGCCGTTCACGGGCGAGGTGCTGGATCTGCACCAGCTCGCCCCTGCGATCACGGCCCCGACCCTCGTCCTCACGGGCCGTCAGGACCTCGTCTCGCCACCCGTGATCGCGCGTGAGCTGGTGGCACGGATCCCCGGAGCGGATCTGCTGGAGGTGCCTCGGGCAGGGCATTCGATGCTGGACACCCGCAGTCAGATCACGCAGGTCGCCGCGCGCTGGAGCGCCTTCGGTGCGGCGCATCTGCTGCCGCAGTACGCCGCGGAGCTCACGGCTCTGCCGGCGACGCCGACGGACCAGGCGCTATCGCGGGGTCTGCAGATCGCCCTGGCCGTGGAGCGCTACTCCCCATGGCGGCTGTGGGTGGAGTCGGCGAAGGCGAAGCGGGAGCAGGCCCACGTCGACCCGCGGGCCCGCCGCACCCGTCACGTGAAGCTGGACTGACGGTGAGGATCTTCCGCCCGGTGGCCCGGCGGGGCGGAGCGGCGTGCCTCGTGGCCTGGCGGGGCGGAGCGGCGGACCGTGCGGTCTGACGTGTCGGATCACCCGGGTCCATTCGACGCGCCAGACCTCATGGTCCATATGCGATGGAGGGGTGCCGGTCATCGGCGTCGACCACCTACCCTGGACGAGGACGATCTGGCAGTACCGGCCGGGTGACACCTGCCGGTGTCGAGCGCAGCGATTGCGAGCGACAGCGCTCGCCCGGCAGTGCGATCAGGAGGGGACAGATGCGCAGGCGAGCTCTGGGTATCCGCAGCACCGAGCCGGTGTCCACGCGGGCACGGACGAGCGTGGCGCTGGCCGCGGGATGCGTGGTCGCTGTCGGGGGCCTGACGGGGTTCGGCGTCGCCGGGATCGGACCGCTGGACGCGCTCGCCGGGGGCTCCGGACCCTCCACCGAGAAGCCGCTGCGCGAAGCGGGCCCGTCGGACGGCGGCGGTGCCCCCGCGCCGAGCCCCGAGGACCTCGATCCCGTCACGAACACCCCCGAGGACCCGGCGACCGAGGACTCGGCGACGGAGGACCCAGCGACCGGGGACTCGGCGACGGAGGAACCGGTGACGGAGGACCCGGCGACCGAGGAGCCCACCGCGGAAGGGACCTCGGCTGCCGCCCCGGAGTCGACCACCGACCCGTCGGCACCCGAGCAGGACGGCACCGCCACCGGCACCGATGAGCCGACGCGTCCCTCCCAGGACGGCTCTGGGAACGGCCCCGGGGGAAGCACCGACGGAGGCGGCTGGCACGATGGCGGCGGTGCATCGGATGGCGGTGGCGCATCGGATGGCGGCGGTGCATCGGATGGCGGTGGCGCATCGGATGGCGGCGGTGCATCGGATGGCGGCGGCGCATCCGATGGTGGTGGTGCATCCGATGGTGGTGGTGCATCGGATGGCGGCGGTGCATCGGATGGCGGCGGTGCATCGGATGGCGGCGGCGCATCCGATGGTGGTGGTGCATCCGATGGTGGTGGTGCGTCCGATGGCGGGGGCGACAGCGACTGGACACCGCCCACGACGACCCCCGAGGACGACCCCGCGACCGACGTGCCGGGCGACGCCGAGGACGAGGCGACGTCGAGCGAGGAGCCGGATCCATCAGCCGGCGAGGACGCAGAATCGCCCGAGGCGACGTCTTCGCGCACACACGACCAGGGCAGCGACTGAGCCCTCCGCGTCCGGATCCGGTGGAAGCCACC
Encoded proteins:
- a CDS encoding prolyl oligopeptidase family protein, with protein sequence MTDPASQTHASQDPAAQRTLTPSLPASDGSADPHQWLEEVTGEDALAWVHERNARAESELEQVVDPRDADGAPLAATLQREILEILDAKDKIPGVVMRGDHLYNFWTDAEHERGLWRRTTLESYRGEDPEWEILLDLDALNEAEGEDWVWHGASLLRPAGHAEGEPYRHALVDLSHGGSDADVTREFDLETLSFVPESAGGFVRPEAKGGLSWIDADTVWVSTDFGEDTMTTSGYARQARLWNRGTALSDAHLVHEIPAEDMAVFAAHDSTPGWERDWVIEAHAFYDSTMHVVDRTTQPPELTRVDVPRDLEASAHRDLGIFHPRSDWDVAGSTFPAGSLVVGDFARFQAGEPELHMLFEPTETTSLADMTITRSTIVLSILEDVVHRLEVHYRDEHGAWVQQDLYPELRGSIGVAAVDADVDDRVWVTVTGFLEPTTLQLGDLAEIPTDGEAGDLDVIKTTPARFDAEGLDVSQHFATSDDGTRVPYFEISRQDRAEAEAPVPTLLYGYGGFEISLTPGYLGAIGKAWLERGGTYVLANIRGGGEYGPTWHQAALTENRHRAYEDFSSVAKDLVERDVTDRDHLAVRGGSNGGLLTGNMVTRYPELFGAVVIQVPLLDMKRYSHLLAGASWMAEYGDPDTDDWEFVRTFSPYHLLAEGTDYPPTFLLTSTRDDRVHPGHARKFAAAMESLGADVRSWENTEGGHGGAATNEQAARMNALMYTFLWNTVGDVGGQR
- a CDS encoding DinB family protein, with translation MSPNHRADPPGTLAPVSADAPDELDVLVDRLADEQASTAASEARGPSDGAGRPEPPSVADEMATLEGFLDFLRATIRWKVEGLSDEQASARMLGSATTVTGMVRHLADTERYWFRQILGAVPVDEVGYAWEDGSGPSHAWEMDGGASLAGALEDYEAATRLSRAQLLGRDVEEELRGRPEVVTVRWVLTHMVEETARHAGQLDVLAELLDGRTGE
- a CDS encoding alpha/beta hydrolase, which encodes MRSVDLFDRPAQDDLLQIRNDLMTVYREFSAADPRLFPLRYARTVPRRARRPAAGTGGTSPAGAPPQVPVLLIPDGPGRGSVLPYDVLRRALAGRGLDVLMMEHRGVGLSRLDSTGEDLPASVISVREVLDDLLAVLDHARVPRVSVYGVGYGAYLAQALAALHPGRVHSLVLDSPLTGADDERVAQAALRGLYWEGTEPSTSTIASTLRRLAAEGVIDAHRAGPVVLAVHEHGGPSAVRDLVDLLALGRGQLTWNSVRQVLNQEWLQNTPYVMEYDLTARISHSELGHGHHADGGPLDPLVVVGQQARAVPPFTGEVLDLHQLAPAITAPTLVLTGRQDLVSPPVIARELVARIPGADLLEVPRAGHSMLDTRSQITQVAARWSAFGAAHLLPQYAAELTALPATPTDQALSRGLQIALAVERYSPWRLWVESAKAKREQAHVDPRARRTRHVKLD